Within Sorangiineae bacterium MSr11367, the genomic segment CTTCTCGGTCTTTCCTCCCGCCTTTTCGACGGTGATCGACCCCGCCGCGCGGACCGATGGGACGTTGAAGGAGAAAGCATTGGACGAGCCGATATGTGGTTTGCCAAGGCGGCTCCACAGCACCCGCAGCATCGCACTGGCGTCGGTCGCCGTGCCGACCGTGGAGCGCGGGTTGCCGCCCATGCGCTCCTGGTCGACGCTGATCGCGGTGGTCAGCCCTTCGAGCACGTCGACCTCGGGCCGGCCCAAGGTCGGCATGAATCCTTGGACGAAGGTGCTGTAGGTCTCGTTGATCAGCCGCTGCGATTCCGCCGCAATGGTGCCGAACACCAGCGACGACTTGCCCGACCCCGAGACGCCGGTGAACACGGTCAGCCGCCGCTTGGGGATCTCCACGCTGATGTCCTTCAAGTTGTTCTCTCGCGCACCCTGGACGCGGATCAAGTCGTGGCTGTCGGCTTTGTGCGGCGGGTTAGGGGAGGCCATGGTGGCGATGATGTCATCGACCGTCGACGGAGCACAAGCCTCGAACCGAGCACGGGCAATGCGAAGGTTGGCATATCGTGTGCTGCCGTACGGGCATGACCTTTTCTCGTAAGATTCGATGGGCCGAACGTGCCGGCGACGTGGGGGGAATGCTGCTCGCGCCGCTAACGGCCACCATCAGCCGTATTCGCCATGCGCGCATGTTTCATCCCGATGGCCGGATGTACCGAGCCAGCGTGAGCCCGTGCACGGACAGTCCCGAGCTTCGCCGGATCGCGGAGCGCCTCGGTGGCTCCGCCATCGTTCGCTTGTCGAGTGCGTGGTGGCGGGGAGAAAAACCGTGGCGCGATGCACTGGGTATGGCGGTACGCTTCGTGCGCGAACCACGGGTGACCACCGAGCCAAGGGGCGATGATCAGGACTTGCTCTTGGCGACCATCCGCTTTCCGCTCACGTTGCCCTTTGCGCCATTGGCCACCAACGTAAAGAGCTATCTCTGGAATCACTTTCACGGCGTATCGCCCTTCGAAGGCGACTTCGCGGGGCGCGTGAAGATCCGGGCGCGCTCCCCGCGCTTGCGGAACGATCGCAACGTGTCACGAGAGGACCACCTTGCATGGGCGGTGGCCTCTCGGCAGGCCGTGTACACTCTGGAAGTACGCAAGCTCGATTTACCGGTGTGGCGGCGCCGCTGGGAGCCCATTGCCGAATTGCGACTGGAGCAGCCTATCGACATCGACCAATCGGCGTTGCGCTTTTCCCCATTCCGATCCGGCCGCGGGCTCGAGCCCGTTGGCTTCGTGCACCATCTGCGTATCGCCGCGTATGCGGCCAGCCAACGCGCGCGCAGCACGTAGACCCTTGAGGTGTCTGGTTCCCAAAACTGGTTGCAGCTAGGAGACCCATGAAAGAAAAAAAGCCCTTTTCCCTTCGCCTCTCGGCAAAATTGACCGCGCGTGTCGACCAATGTGCGCAGCAACTTCGCGACTCCGGCCTCGAAGTTTCGCGCACGGATGTGGCCCGCATGCTCATCGTTCGAGCGCTCGACAGCGTCGAGTGCAAGGTCGACAAGCTGCTCTTCGGCATGAACGAGGTCAGCGCCGCCCGTCCACCGCGCACATGACCATCGCGCATCGCGGAGGCCGATCGGCGGCTGTCAGCAGCTGGCAGCTGCTCGCCAGCCGCTCATGGCCGCAACCTCACGCTGTCTCTGCGACTTCGGTCGCTCGTGGCAAATTGTCACGAGCGCGCTAACTTTACGCTTCATGACTTAACGAGCGTGCCTGCAGACTTCGAGGTAGGCTCCCGCGCATGAGCACGAGTACGGGCGATCTGCATCAACAGTTGCTCGCGCGTCCCACGCACGGCAGTCACTTCGTCCTGTTTTACGACGATGAGGATCTGCTCACCAAGTCGGTCGCAACGTTTCTACGTGACGGTATCTCCGAGCGCGAACCGGTCATCGTGATTGCCACCGCCGCTCATTGCGAGCAGTTTCGAGCGGTCCTTCAGGCCGATTCGATCGATGTCGCGGACGCGATGGCGGCTGGTCGCTTGAAGCTGCTGGATGCCGAAGAGACGCTCGCCTCGTTCATGGTCGACGGAATGCCGGATGGTGCACGTTTCGCCACGGTTCTCGACCGGGAGATTGGCGAGCTTCGCGAACGATTCCCGAGGGGACGCCTTCGTGCCTATGGCGAGATGGTGGATCTACTCTGCCGCGAAGGCCAGGGTGAAGCCGCCATTCGGCTCGAGGAGCTCTGGACCGAACTGGCCAATCGGCATTCGTTCTCCCTCTTCTGTGCGTATATCATGGACAGCTTTTCCGGCTCGGATCCCGAGCTGTATGCGCGCGTTTGCGAAGTGCATACCCACGCGTTTCCAAGCCCCCGAGAGAGCAGGACGCACGCACGGCTGCGTGCGGTGGCCGACCTGCAGCAGCGTGCGCGGGTGCTGGAGGCCGAGATCGAACGGGCCAAACACTCCGACATGTTCCGGCTCCTGGTCGAGAGTGTGAAAGACTACGCCATTTTCGTGTTGGATCCCGGAGGGAAGGTCCAAACGTGGAATGCGGGCGCCCAGAGAATCAAGGGTTACGCGGCGCACGAGATCGTAGGACAACACTTCTCCCGATTTTACCCGCAAGAGGACATCGACGCGGGCAAGTGTGAGCTCGAGCTCGAGGGCGCTGCACGCGATGGTCGCTTCGAAGACGAAGGCTGGCGCGTTCGAAAAGACGGTGCCCGGTTTTGGGCGAACGTCATCATCACCGCATTGTTCGACGACTCGGGAAAGCTCGTTGGCTTTGCGAAGGTGACACGCGATTTGACGGAGCGTCGGAAGGCCGAGGAGGAGCGCCATCGGGCGGAACGAGAGCGCGCCGAGTTCGCGAAGTCACAAGAGGTGAATCGCATCAAAGATCAATTCCTCGCGACCCTTTCACATGAACTGCGCACACCCCTCAATGCCATTTTCGGGTGGGCAACGCTCCTGATGCAGTCGGACAACCTGTCCGAGGTCACCAAGGCCGCAGAAACCATACAACGCAATGCCAATGCGCAGATGCGTATCGTCGACGACTTGCTCGATATTTCGCGCATCGTTACCGGCAAGATGCGCCTCGATGTCGCCCCGGTGGAGCTTCAAGAGATCGTTCGCGATGCGCTGGAGGTCGTGCGGCCGGCGGCCGATGCCAAGGAAATTTCGCTGGTGGTGGTCGGTGCCGATCGGAAGATGATCGTGGTCGGGGACGCCTTGCGCCTCCAGCAGACCATATGGAATCTTCTCTCGAACTCCGTCAAATTCTCCGGCCGCAACACCGTCATCACGGTGACCTTGCAGCAGGAGGGCTCGACGATCGAACTCGCCGTGAGCGATCAGGGAAGGGGAATCGAGCCCGCGTTCTTGCCCTATGTCTTCGAGCCGTTTCGCCAGGCGGATACGGGCGCAACACGCAAGACCGGTGGCGTCGGGCTCGGGCTCGCCATCGCAAAGCACATCGTCGAGCTCCATGGCGGCAGTGTGTCGGTCACGAGCGAGGGGCTTGGGAAGGGGACGACCTTCCTCGTGAAGATGCCCATTCGCGCCGTCGTTCCGCAGGAAGACAAAGCCCCGCGCAAGGTGCCCGCCTCCTCCGGTGCGGCCAGGGAAGGTCATCGGGAAAACGTGCATCTCGATGGCGTCTGCGTGCTGGTCGTCGACGACGATGCCGACGCGCGGGATATCTTGTGTTTGCTCCTTCGAAATCGCGGTGCGTCCGTCGTGGCCGCGGGGTCCGCCGAAGAAGGGCGCCGTTTGCTCGGCACGTCGGATCCACATGTCATCGTCAGTGATATCGCCATGCCCGGCGAGGACGGATACCAGTTTCTTCGCAGCGTGAGGACGCGAACCATGGAAGAAGGCGGAATGACGCCCGCGCTTGCGTTGACCGCCTACGCGTACAACGAAGATCGCCGTCGCGCACTCGAAGCAGGGTTCAACTACCATCTGGCCAAGCCCGTCAATCACGAGGAGCTCTTGAGCGCCGTGCGCAACTTGGTCACCTTCGCAGGCAAGCGAAGCGCTCCAAGACCGTGAGTTCCACCTATCGGTGACGCCCCGCCAAGCGATTGGCCGACGCCAGTGCTTCGTGGCGATTGCGTGAACACGAAATCGATTCAGCTCGTCGACGTGCATATGGGGTGATGCGAGGGGAGAAGCTCGGCCATGTAGAGCCAGAAACCGAGAATCGCATGGCAACGTGTCCGAATTGTCGGGGGCATTACCCGGATGGCGTGAGTTTATGTGCGCAGGATGGCGGCATTCTCTTGCCGGATGCTGCCTTCACGGGGGTCGAGCGCGCCATCGAGCCCGGTCTCGCCGTGGGAGAGTATCGGATCGAGGAGAAGATCGGCGAAGGGGGATTCGGCACCGTTTATCGAGCGATCCATCCGCTCATCGGAAAAGCGGCGGCCATCAAAGTGTTGAATCGTCAGAGTTCCGCCAATCCCCGAGTGGTCACTCGGTTCATTGCCGAGGCCCGAGCCGTCAATCAGATCCGCCACCGCAACATCGTGGATATCTTTTCCTTCGGGGCCTTGGACGACGGCCGGCCGTACCTCGTCATGGAGCTTTTGGAGGGAACGACGCTGGAAAAATATTTGAGAATCGAGAAGGGGCGTCTCACCCCCGAAGAAGCGATTCCAATTTTGCGCGGTGTGGCGCGTGCGCTCGACGCCGCCCATGCGGCGGGGATCATTCATCGCGATCTGAAGCCGGACAACGTCTTCCTCTCGTTCGACGAGGACGGCCGCCCTTTACCGAAGCTGCTGGATTTCGGCGTGGCCAAGTTGAGGAACACAGAGGGTGTGCTGGGGGACAAGACGCGAACCGGCATCCCCATCGGCACACCGTGCTATATGTCGCCGGAGCAAAGCCGGGGGAAGGCCGTGGATCATCGCACGGACATCTATTCGTTCGGTGTGCTCACCCACGAGCTTTTGACGGGCAAACTGCCGTTTTTCGGCAGCGACGTGGTGGACCTCCTTTTGAAACAGACGAACGAGACTCCACCGCCCATGTCGTCGGTCTGCCGCGCGGTTCCTCCGGCGCTCGATGCTCCCGTATTGCAAATGTTGGAAAAGGACCCCGCCTCTCGGCCCGACTCGGCGGGTGACGCGCTCGAGTTGCTGGCCACCGCCGCCAAGGTCGCAGGATTTCGCGTGAGCACGGCAGGCGCCCTCGCGCCCGATCTTCCCATTTCGCAGAAGCGCCATGCTCCGCCCACACCGCGAGGTCGTGAGGTCGCGACGCTCGAGATGGCGGAAACGATGACCGTCGGTCACGCGGTGGTCGACATGCCGCCGGCGAGGCGCTCGGCCATTCGACTCACCAGGGCAGCCTTTGGAGGTGCGGGGGCACTCCTGACCATCGTCCTTCTGCTGATGGGAGCCGGGCTGATAGGTCAGGCGAAGCGGGAGGTCGCGTGGCCATCGCCGTCGTCGTACGTGGCTGCGCTTCCTCCTCCTGCATCTGCGCCGGCCGATGTGCCTGCGAAGGAGGTCTCCGTCATCGTGCACGCCACCCCGCTGCACGCGACGGTCTGGCAAGAGCGGGACAATCTTGGGAATGCGCCAGGCCCGTTCCGACTTCCGCGCACGCTGGGAACGACGCGACTCACGGTCAAGGCCGATGGGTACAAGCCGTCCGATATCATCGTCGATACCAGCAGCAACGTGAGCGTCTTGATCGCGCTCACCAAATGGCCTGTCCGGCCGGTGGAGGGCGCCAAGATCCCCGCCCGGCCCCCGCGCCAACGAGGCGAAATTCCAAC encodes:
- a CDS encoding serine/threonine protein kinase, whose amino-acid sequence is MSLCAQDGGILLPDAAFTGVERAIEPGLAVGEYRIEEKIGEGGFGTVYRAIHPLIGKAAAIKVLNRQSSANPRVVTRFIAEARAVNQIRHRNIVDIFSFGALDDGRPYLVMELLEGTTLEKYLRIEKGRLTPEEAIPILRGVARALDAAHAAGIIHRDLKPDNVFLSFDEDGRPLPKLLDFGVAKLRNTEGVLGDKTRTGIPIGTPCYMSPEQSRGKAVDHRTDIYSFGVLTHELLTGKLPFFGSDVVDLLLKQTNETPPPMSSVCRAVPPALDAPVLQMLEKDPASRPDSAGDALELLATAAKVAGFRVSTAGALAPDLPISQKRHAPPTPRGREVATLEMAETMTVGHAVVDMPPARRSAIRLTRAAFGGAGALLTIVLLLMGAGLIGQAKREVAWPSPSSYVAALPPPASAPADVPAKEVSVIVHATPLHATVWQERDNLGNAPGPFRLPRTLGTTRLTVKADGYKPSDIIVDTSSNVSVLIALTKWPVRPVEGAKIPARPPRQRGEIPTDIHEQ
- a CDS encoding ATP-binding protein, with protein sequence MSTSTGDLHQQLLARPTHGSHFVLFYDDEDLLTKSVATFLRDGISEREPVIVIATAAHCEQFRAVLQADSIDVADAMAAGRLKLLDAEETLASFMVDGMPDGARFATVLDREIGELRERFPRGRLRAYGEMVDLLCREGQGEAAIRLEELWTELANRHSFSLFCAYIMDSFSGSDPELYARVCEVHTHAFPSPRESRTHARLRAVADLQQRARVLEAEIERAKHSDMFRLLVESVKDYAIFVLDPGGKVQTWNAGAQRIKGYAAHEIVGQHFSRFYPQEDIDAGKCELELEGAARDGRFEDEGWRVRKDGARFWANVIITALFDDSGKLVGFAKVTRDLTERRKAEEERHRAERERAEFAKSQEVNRIKDQFLATLSHELRTPLNAIFGWATLLMQSDNLSEVTKAAETIQRNANAQMRIVDDLLDISRIVTGKMRLDVAPVELQEIVRDALEVVRPAADAKEISLVVVGADRKMIVVGDALRLQQTIWNLLSNSVKFSGRNTVITVTLQQEGSTIELAVSDQGRGIEPAFLPYVFEPFRQADTGATRKTGGVGLGLAIAKHIVELHGGSVSVTSEGLGKGTTFLVKMPIRAVVPQEDKAPRKVPASSGAAREGHRENVHLDGVCVLVVDDDADARDILCLLLRNRGASVVAAGSAEEGRRLLGTSDPHVIVSDIAMPGEDGYQFLRSVRTRTMEEGGMTPALALTAYAYNEDRRRALEAGFNYHLAKPVNHEELLSAVRNLVTFAGKRSAPRP